The window TCTCCTTTCATGACGTTTTGAATTTTATTAGAGACCAGAACTGAGATTGTTATGTTGGACTTTTTCCTTTGTTGACAGTTTGTGTATGGTGTAAATCAAAAGACAGAAAACATTAAGTATTCTGAGTTAAAGCTTATTAAACTTTTGCTTGGTACAAGATAATGATTAGAGAAGGCTTGAATTCaaattttcagaaataattcTTAAGGTTATTTTAACAAGAGGAAAGAGACATCATGAAGAGTTAAATTGGacaaatttttgtaatgtgtaaaaGGCAACAGGTGTTCACGTAGGAatgtatatgaaacaaaattaggTGTAAACACCAAAGTGTTTTCAGTGTATAAACATCAAtgatcagttttgttttcaattagtTCATAGAAACACTTTTGTAGTACCTAAATTGTGTTCATCATGAATTAGGAATAATGCTCGGAGCACAGATGGGTAATGTGAGTTGTCTAGGTCATTTATTCAAATGCCAGATGATTTGATTCCAATTTGTGATGCACTCtcttctaatttaatttttttattttgttttattgcttgaGATGTCTTCCAAAGATAtgtgattattttgttttcatttctgtgaatataaatattgtaagctGCTCtaatttaattatgtaaatagCAGCGTGTTAGTCCATATTCTTGAGCATTGGACTGTTACAAATTGAAGTGTCAAGTGTGATACAtaggaaataaaaactgaaagtcTGGTGATAGTACTTGTCATAGTGTACTTTAACTGCTGATCTGTAAATACTTGTCATAATACTTTGTACAGTAGCAAGATCTGAATTCCTAATTTGGTGCAGTTACACTAGTGACTTTCATAGTAGAAGCTATTATCAAAGTAGACAGTGAATGAATGTTCGTGAATGTTTGTATACATGCTTGAAGATATTCAATTGTATCTACagttgtttgttctgtttttataccttattgtattgtaatgttcgtttatatttttctgtaatgtaTACAGTCTTGTTTCACAATTttgtacaatgtattttaaacattttacaaataactaAAGATAGTTCAAACACAACTTACCAACTGAATACAAGAAAATATTGTCACTCAATCAATACtcatttgttatttcaaaatactttaaCTATTCTTGTTTCTGAATACTTTGCAGCTATAAACAAGCTATAGAAATACTCAAAATTAATCTTAAATTTGAACAGTCCTTAATAATCTTTAAGTAAAATTTCATTGCAACAAGTCTTAACGTGTCTTTTCTTTGGATTATGTCATGGAGATGAGATGGcctctcatatttttatttaatgacatgTTAATATTCTCTAGATAAGTTGTCAGTGGAATTTAGTGGCTATTTTTATTAATCCTCTGGAAGGGCTCTCAACACAAACAATGGGCTTCAAGAAGTCAACTTTCAGTTGTCAAATTCTCCTTTTAAGTTACTTAGTTGTTACCTTCACTTACTGCTGTACACACTTGTTAGTAACAGTACAAAAACTTGATCTTACACTTATCTTCATCCACATAAATAATCAACTGATATAAGTGTTCACTCACATCCTTCAACTATCTTATCAGAACATGGTCTTTTGATCAAAGTATCTGAAACCTTTAACCCAAAAGTTCAAAGTTCCATCCCTAATCTAAGTGAAGTTCTACTGGTACTCCAAACttaaaaaatttgaatttccTTCCTAGTTTCTGATTCCTTCTTATATTCAGTGCATTTTATGCATCATGCTTCGTTAAACAGTTCTAAATCATTTTTGAATTAAATCAGTTTAAGAAAATTCAAGATTTAtcagtaaaaataacaacaacaaaattttacacAGATTCATACTTTAAACTTCTCTCCCTAGTTCAAAAGAGGTATTAAAACATAAAGGGAGCTATCAAAGTTCTCCTTACTTAAGGGTTAAGAATAGATAAATTCAACTGTGTAAATACGAAAGTATAATATTGcaacaacaaactttactttcaaccactatttcatttattaattttaagaaatactcTATGGTTTTAGTTTCAGTGAGTGACTACCACAAAATCTTCTAATGCTTTGTCCTCTTTATATGTTAACTCATATcaatactttacattttttactcaaaaaataaatatgctgGTTAAATATCCACAAATaccaaacattaaacaaaatgaaagtgtagtgatattttatttagtctttacaataattttactagAAATTGTACAATTTTTCTTCAGAATGAAAAGTTgagatgtataattttaaatcattaagtTTTAAATCCAAGTCTATAACTGTTCAGAAAATCAAATTCATAGAAGTTATTCATAGCTGTACATAAAGccatgtttaaatgttaatgtaAGGAAACTTGTTCTAATCAATACTCACCATCAATACATGAAAAAGGGAGGAAAGAGAAACTGTCAGctatagtttcttttttgttagtggaaatattaatattcctttaCTGTAAACGTATTTCCAGTAGGAACTTGCCTCCTTTCATAGAAGTAGCCATTGTCTTATAGTGCCACCCTCTATATGCTATTTTTCCATGCTGCAGGCCTTCAGCCCCACATACCCAATGATTAGCGTGGTTCAATTCTGTCTTGCATGAAGATCATAACAGGATAACCCTCCAGCAACAGGAATGCTACACACCCTCCTGAAGCATGTGATTTCTTCTAACTGATTCTATCAAGTTATCACTTTGGATACTGGAAGAAAATGGAAGCACCAGTTTTCAATGGAAGGGTGGAAAGAgttaagtatctatcagaaacacattttcagttataACTTCTGACATAGTACCTTACCTCTTCTTACAAAAATAGCTGGAATCCACACATAGAAGCAATAGCATGTGTGGGAAAGAAAAAGCATATTTTGAAAGCATCCAAATAACACCTGAAAAAGGTAGATCCTCACAGTAAACAATTATACATTGGAAACTTCACTTTATACCAGGTGTGGAAAGATGTGCCAAGAAATGGGAAAAATAAGAACATCTATATGAGAGAAAACAATGGGTGGGTAGTGATCGAACACTAAATCCATATGATGACAGTAATATGGGTAAGAGTAAAAGGATATGTATCAAGGTACCATACACAGCAAGTCAACTTCATTCAATTCATTGGGAACCAAAATCCATATAAGAGTAGAACTAGGATCATACCATTtgcaagtcacatataatataaaactgacatccATGCAGAAACAGTATCATACTAGTATCAAGTTAACTGCAAACCAAAACAAAGCCATCTGGTGCAAGTAGGAAGGGTACAACAGACTGGAGGAATATATCACACCTGCCAATCTGTGATAACAGTAAAGTGATAAAACTATTGATCCAGGAACCCACCATCAAACAATAAGAAGAAAGATGTCATTGTATGGTGAAATATCCTACTCAAAATCAATCAAATAGGAAATATTGCAGCACATCCTTGGTATATGAATATCCTCAAGGGATAGCACAAGATAAAGAACCACAGTAACTTGCATGTTTATCCCCAACAATCACAGCATGGTAGCAGTGAATGAGTCCAACTGAGTGAGGAAACAGAGACACCTTGAATACATGTGCAGCCTGAGTAAGTGTGCTGGTAGGTGGTATTATCTTCACAGTAGTAACTTGGACTTCAGAAATCATTGTTGAAGATTAATAACCACACATAAtacacaataaaagaaaactaagagAAAAAGGTTATCTTATATTCAtgaaaaatttgaataataattccACTTCAGAAGCAATAACTAAACAGCAGAATCaacatgaaagaaaatgtaaaaaaatcattaagtTGATTTACATGATCAACTTGGTTGACCCATGTTAATCATGAAGTATGTGGGAGCTCAAggcagttaaaaattattttccatatatAGCACTGCACTATATTACAATAGCTATTTCTGTGGGAAGAGGTAAAACACCGTTATCAGAAAATAAGTTACTTCCGCCAATTTCCactcaaatttaattttaacatcttttaattttcttttgtcactCTATCATGTCAAACACAAAGAATAATTCACAATTACAAACATCATAAATACATCAAAGATCGATATATTTTGGTCCTGTTTCTTGTGCATCAACAACTTTTAAGCAACTACAACATTTTGTAACAGTCACTGCAAATTCTTAacataaacaataacagtatgttttatatcccAGGTGTATGTTAcctgaaaattgtttaaattcCTTATTAGTTCTAAACAGTTTATCACAAACTACAAAACTGTGTAGTATTTCTCAAGTATGTATTCCTTTATCAAAATGCATGGTAGTTTGTTGGGTGACCAAAACAAACTACTACACGGCACATTGTCGTTATTAATGTCGATAGTTTAGCAATTTTCACCCTCTGTATTTTGACTGTGGCAATCCACACTTCAAATATTTTTGGTACATGTGCTACACTGGAGTCAAAAGTCATACAGGTGAATGATTTTTCTTGATTATTCATTACCAAATTTTCagcacaaatttacaaaatattttgaaattatcctaattaaagaccttttaacacaacaagataTTAGCTTAATCAATTAGCACACATAATGATGCTTGACAGGGCTTTACCTACTGCATGGGGTAAtgataagaaactgttaatctaaattccatggcattactataaaaactactaccatatatttttaaaaatctggtAATTTCTGCAAAGTAAAGGTCTATCTCAAATAATTGGGTTATGATTCTATAGATAATGCAAGTTACTATTGAGTGTCAGTTTCTTACTATAATCTGTTGGTGTGTATTTACAGAAAGTCACAATATagaatgttctttttttattattagatatCTTAATGCACTGTTTGCTCTAAACTACTTATTACTTACTATATAAACACAAGGTCACTcctgcatatatatatttgttgatcTTCAAGTTATTTCAAAATTCCTTTCCACAAATGCCACAGTTGTAAGGATTCTCTTCATTATGTATACtatgatgtatttttaatacaatatttgttCTTAAGTCTTTTCCACGTACAACACAATTATAAAATTTCACTCACTGTGAATGTTTTCATGCATTTTAAAcccatttttgtttgaaaatgttttccaCATACTTCACAATTCTAAGATTTCTCTTCAGCATGTAttcttttatgatattttaatgcactatttgttgtaaactgtttattacATACTACACACATATAAGGTTTCACACCAGTATGTATTCGttcatgtttttttaagttacagTTACTTCCAAACTGTCTTCCACAAAAatcacaactgtaaggtttctcaccagtatGTATCatctgatgtatttttaaatcacCATTTGTTCTAAAGTTTTTTCCACAAAtagtacaactgtaaggtttctcaccagtgtgtattcTCTGGTGCATTTTTAATTCCCCGTTCCTTTTAAAGTCTTTTCCACAGATaccacaactgtaaggtttctccccagtatgtattcttttATGATACTTTAGTGCACTAGTTGTCGTGAACTGTTTATTACATACAACACAAGTGTAAGGTCTCTCCCCAGTATGTACTCGTTCATGTTTCTTTAAGTTACAGTTATtcccaaactgttttccacaaacacaactgtaaggtttctcccagtatgtattctttgatgtatttttaattcagtatttGTTCTAAAGTGTTTTTCACACATTGCACAACAGTAAGGTTTCACATCATTGTGAATTTTTTCATGCTTTTTTAACccactgtttgttttaaactctTTTCCACAATCTGCACAACTGTAATTTCTCTCCAaggtgtattctttgatgtatatTTAATTCAGTATTTGTTCTACAGTGTTTTCCACAAACcacacaactgtaaggtttctccccagtatgtatttgtttattcaatTCACTATTATACAGATTCTCTCTTGTAGGTGTTCTCTTGTGTTCTTTTAGGTTATAAACTGTTACAGATTCTCTTCCACATGTTATATAACTGTGGGGTTTATCACCATCCTGAGGTATAACagattgttttatgttgtttccatttaagtttgtttttccaTGAACatcttgttttaaaacataattttcaggAAACTGACTTCCACAACAGATGTTCACACTGCTCTTTACATCTAAGGTCAAAACAGAAGatacaacaaagttaaaatagtacaatacatatatttatttcataggttttttaattaatttgatcTATTACAACTTTCAGCATGAAGAATCATGAAACAAAAGATGTATAATACATAATTCATTTCAAAAGTttaatatagtaaaaaatatcaataggacaatattaaaaacaattataaagaaattttcATAGTCCcacacacaataaataattacCTCTGTAGTACAATTCAGTAATGGAAACGTGGGTATAACAAATTGTTGAACAAAAAGGTTTATAATGGacaaagtgtaaaataaactgtatatataatggaaccaacttaaatttaataaatacctTATTACTTTAGCTAGATAAATATCACAATATATCCTAATGTTTTGTCCTCAACATTTTGAGTGACATCAATGTCCTAATGTTTCTCTTCAAGAGATCTATATGCAAGTTAATTACCTAGAAATTCCAAATCCTTCACataatgaagttgtttatcaatgtttttttattctgctATCAAGTTTAGGATCACTTTTACTATAAACAGTGTAAGTATTTGCTTCAGTATGGAAAATTACGAAAACTTTGGATTCATCACCATCAAA of the Tachypleus tridentatus isolate NWPU-2018 chromosome 13, ASM421037v1, whole genome shotgun sequence genome contains:
- the LOC143240439 gene encoding uncharacterized protein LOC143240439, with protein sequence MKTEQSDDLTQSEVISKFSKSTDDDLDSSKCGVINVKIETELQEDVQCVDSRLESTSDVKSSVNICCGSQFPENYVLKQDVHGKTNLNGNNIKQSVIPQDGDKPHSYITCGRESVTVYNLKEHKRTPTRENLYNSELNKQIHTGEKPYSCVVCGKHCRTNTELNIHQRIHLGEKLQLCRLWKRV